The proteins below come from a single Geobacillus thermoleovorans genomic window:
- the panD gene encoding aspartate 1-decarboxylase gives MFRTLMNAKIHRARVTEANLDYVGSITIDEDILDAVGIVANEKVQVVNNNNGARFETYVIPGERGSGVFCLNGAAARLVQKGDVIIVISYVLVPEEKIAAHRPKIAIMDENNRIVQLIAEEPAHTVL, from the coding sequence ATGTTTCGCACGCTCATGAACGCCAAAATTCACCGCGCTCGTGTAACAGAGGCCAATCTCGATTACGTCGGCAGCATTACGATCGATGAAGATATTTTGGATGCCGTCGGCATTGTGGCTAATGAAAAAGTACAGGTAGTGAACAATAATAATGGAGCCCGTTTTGAAACATACGTCATCCCCGGCGAGCGCGGCAGCGGCGTCTTTTGCCTAAACGGCGCCGCCGCCCGCCTTGTGCAAAAAGGGGACGTTATTATCGTCATCTCATATGTGCTCGTTCCAGAGGAAAAAATCGCCGCCCATCGACCGAAAATCGCGATTATGGACGAAAACAACCGGATTGTGCAGCTCATCGCCGAAGAGCCGGCGCATACGGTTTTATG